In the Ornithinimicrobium pratense genome, ACAGCTCCCCGGACAACTTCATCGGCACCTTCTTCACCCAGCAGGACAACGCCTTCGACACCGGCAACTACGACTTCGCCGACGAGCTGACCGACATGCTCGTGGAGGCGGACTCCGAGCCGGACCCGGACGCGCGCGAGGAGATGTACAAGGAGATCAACGCTCGCATCGCCGAGGACTTCCTCCCCGGCCTGCCGATCTCGCACTCCCCGCCTGCCATCGTGGTTTCCGAGGCCGTGCAGGGGCTGATCACCAGCCCGTTGGCGGCAGAGGACTTCTCCACCGTCACGATCGACGAGTGAGCGTCCCTGCTCGTTGAGCAGTGAGCCTCACCGCCGCCGGGGCAGCTCGTCCAGAGCTGCCCCGGCGGTGTCGTGAACACCTCCCGCGCAGGTTGAAAGGTAGGTTTCCCGGGTGACCAAGTACATCGTGCGACGACTGTTCCAGGCCGTCATCGCGCTGTTCATGCTCAGCGTCCTGCTGTTCATCTGGCTGCGCTCGCTGCCCGGTGGGCCGGTCTCGGCGCTGCTCGGTGAGCGCAGCACGGCCGCGGACCGCGAGGCCCTGGAGCGGGCGCTCGGCCTGGACCAGCCGATCTTCGTCCAGTACTGGCGCTTCCTGACCCGGGCGCTGAGCGGCGACTTCGGCACCTCCACCTTCGTGGCTCCCGGCCAGGACGCCCTGCAGGTCTTCCTCGCCCGGCTCCCGGCAACGATCGAGCTGAGCCTGTTCGCCCTGCTCATCGCCGTCACCCTGGCCATCCCGCTCGGCTACGTCGCGGCCCGTCGCAGGGGCCGTCCCCTGGACACCGGTGCGGTGATGTTCTCCCTGGTGGGTGTCGCCGTGCCGGTCTTCTTCCTCGCCTTCGTGCTGCGGGACGTCTTCGCCGTGAACCTCGGCTGGCTGCCGGCCTCGGGCCGGTCCACGGTCGGCATCAACTCCACCGACGTCACCGGTCTGTTCGTCCTGGACGGGCTGCTGACCAGGGAGTGGGACGCCGCCTGGGACGCGCTGAGGCACCTCATCCTGCCGGCCCTGGCCCTGGCCTCCATCCCGTTCGCGGTGATCTTCCGCATCACCCGCGCCTCGGTGCTGGACGTCCTCGACGAGGACTACGTCCGCACCGCCCGCGCCAAGGGCCTGACCTCCCAGGTGATCCGGGGGCGGCACATCCTGCGCAACGCGCTCATCCCCGTCGTCACCACGGTCGGTCTGCAGATCGGCGCGCTGCTCGCCGGGGCGGTGCTGACCGAGCGGGTCTTCTCGATCCGCGGCATCGGCGACGCGCTCGCCCGCGGGTTCGAGCAGCGAGACTATCCCGTGCTCCAGGTCCTCATCATGATGGCGGCCCTGATCTACATCATCGTCAACCTGCTCGTGGACATCGCCTACGCCGTGATCGACCCACGCGTCCGGGCGAAGTGAGGCATCGATGAACCGACCGACCAACCCCCTCTCGCCCAAGGCCAAGAAGGAGCGCATCGACTCGCTGGCGTCTTCGGCGGGCGGCCCCCGCGCCGACGCGGACACCGCCACCGACATCGCGGTGCGTGACGTGCAGGTCTCCGACGCCGGCAGCGTCGGCGAGGACGAGGGTGTCAGCCTGTGGCGCAGCGCCTGGCACCGCCTGCGGCGCAATGTGATCTTCCTCATCGGCGCCGCCATCGTGGTGGCCTTCCTGGTGCTGTCGATCATCGCGCCCTGGATCGCCCCGCACGACCCCAGCGCCCGCCTGCTCATCGGCGAGGTCTCCCGCCAGGCCAACCCGGTGCCTCTCCCGCAGCCCGGCTTCCCGCTGGGCGCGGACGACCGCGGTCGTGACGTGCTCTCCCGGCTCATCGTCGGCTCCCGGCAGACCCTCATGGTGGGCGTCCTGGCCACCCTCGGCGGCTTGGTGGGCGGGGTCACCCTGGGCACGCTGGCCGGCGCCTTCGGCGGCTGGGTGGACGCGGCCGTGATGCGCGTGGTGGACGTGCTGCTCTCCATCCCCTCGCTGCTGATGGCCTTCACCATCGCCGCGATGTTCGCCCGCCCTTCCCAGTGGACGCTGATCACCGCGATCGCCATCGTGCAGATCCCGATCTTCGCCCGGCTGCTGCGCGGATCCATGCTGGCCCAGCGCCGCAGCGACCACGTCGTCGCGGCTACCGCCCTGGGGGTGAAGAAGGCGCCCATCGTCTTCCGGCACATGCTGCCCAACTCGATCGGCCCGGTCATCGTGCAGGCCACGCTGGTGCTGGCCACCGCGATCATCGACGCGGCGGCGCTGTCCTTCCTCGGCCTGGGCAACCCTGATGACCGGATGCCGGAGTGGGGGCAGATGCTGGGCCAGAGCCAGCAGTACTTCAACACCTTCCCGCACCTGGCCTACTACCCGGCCCTGTGCATCATCGTCGTCGCGCTGGGGTTCACCCTGGTCGGTGAGTCCCTGCGCGAGGCGCTCGACCCCAAGTCCCGACGGTGAGGTGGCGTCCATGACCAACCCGACCACGAACCAGCCGGCCCCCCGGCCGGCCCGCCCCGGCAGCCACGGGGAGCCCCTGCTGCACGTCGAGGACCTGTCAGTCACCTTCGGCATGAAGGGCAAGCGACCCTTCAAGGCCGTCGACGGGATCTCCTTCGACGTCGCCCCGGGCCAGACGGTGGGCCTGGTGGGCGAGTCCGGCTGCGGCAAGTCGGTGACCTCGCTGGCGATCATGCGGCTGCTGCCCCAGCGCGGCAACCAGGTCACCGGCAGCGTCCGGTTCGCCGACGAGGACCTGCTCACCCTCTCCGATGCGCAGATGCGCGACCGACGCGGCGCGGAGATGGCGATGATCTTTCAGGACCCGCTGTCCTCACTGAACCCGGTTGTGGCGCTCGGCGTGCAGGTGGCCGAGGTGATCGAGCGGCACAAGCGCGCCAAGCGTGACCGGGCCCGCAAGGAGGCCGCGGACATGCTGGAGAAGGTGGGGATCCCCGACCCGACCCGGCGACTGAAGGACTACCCGCACCAGCTCTCCGGGGGTATGCGGCAGCGCGCCCTCATCGCGATGGCGCTGGCCTGCGAGCCCCGCCTGCTCATCGCCGATGAGCCGACCACCGCGCTGGACGTGACGATCCAGGCCCAGATCCTGGCGCTGCTGCGGGAGCTGGTGACCGAGTCGGGCACCGCGCTGATCATGATCACCCACGACCTCGGCGTGGTCGCCGGGCTCTGCGACGAGGTGAACGTCCTCTACGGCGGCCGGATCGTGGAGCGGGCCCAGCGCCACGAGCTGTTCGCCAACCCGCGTCACCCCTACACCCACGGCCTGCTCGCCTCGATCCCCCGCCTCGACGGCGGGCGCGAGCGGCTGTCCCCGGTGCCGGGGTCGGTCGCCGACAACCTGCCCTGGGACCACGCCTGCGCGTTCGCGCCCCGCTGCGTCAACGCGCTCGACACCTGCCTGTCCGTGACCCCGGCCCTGGAGACCGAGCGTCCCGGCGCCGACCCCGATGCCCCGGAGGCGCACCTGCTGCGCTGCCACAACCCGATGGGAGGCCGGCCGTGAGCACCCCAGCGGAGCGCCCCGAGCCCCGTGCCGAGGACCCTGCACAGCCCCGCCCGGACCGCGCCGAGCAGCACCCCGGTGCCCAGGACGACCTGCTCGTCGACGTTCGCGGGCTCAAGGTGCACTTCCCGATCAAGCGGGGCGTGATCCTCGACCGCACGGTTGGTCACGTCTATGCCGTGGACGGGATGGACCTGCAGATCCGCCGCGGGGAGACCTACGGCCTGGTCGGGGAGTCCGGCTGCGGCAAGTCCACCTTCGGCCGGGCGCTGCTGCGCCTGGAGGACCTCACCGAGGGTGAGGTCTACTTCGACGGGGTGGACCTGGCCTCGCTCAAGGGCGAGAAGCTGCGCACCCAGCGCCGGCACATGCAGATGGTCTTCCAGGACCCCCTGGGCAGCCTGGACCCCCGCCAGACCGTGGAGCAGCTGCTGCTGGAGGGGATGCAGGCGCACGGCATGGTCAAGGGCGGCAAGGCCAAGGACCGGCTGGTCGAGCTGCTCAAGGCGGTCGGGCTGCCGCGGACCGCGCTGACGAAGTACCCCCACGAGTTTTCCGGCGGGCAACGGCAGCGCATCGGCATCGCCCGGGCCCTGTCCGTGGACCCGCAGCTGATCGTCGCCGACGAGCCGGTGAGCGCGCTGGACGTCTCGGTGCAGGCCCAGGTGATCAACCTGCTGGTGGACCTGCAGGAGGAGTTCGGGCTGACCTACCTGGTCATCGCCCACGACCTGGCCGTGGTCCGGCACATCAGCGACCGGATCGGGGTGATGTACCTCGGCGGGCTCGTCGAGGAGGCGGAGGCAGACGACCTCTACGCCGCTCCCCTGCATCCCTACACCCGGGCCCTGCTCTCGGCCGTGCCGGTCCCCGACCCGGAGGTCGAGGACTCCCGCGAGCAGATCCTGCTGGTCGGTGACCTGCCCTCCCCCGCCAACCCGCCCCCGGGCTGCCGGTTCCACACCCGCTGCCCCTGGCGGCAGGAGACGCGCTGCGACGACGAGCGCCCCCCGCTGAGGGTCGTGCAGATCGACGGCGTGCCGGCCCACCACCGGGTGGCCTGCCACTGGGCCGAGGAGATCGCCAGCGGCGAGATCCAGCCACACGACGTGAAGGTCGTGCTCACCGACCCCACGGACAAGCAGTCGGACAGCGACGACTCCCTCTACGCCAACGTCACCGGGCACGTCGCCGACGTGGACTGAGGGCGCGCTCCGCTGGCCCGGCTGACCACCCGGGCCGGTGGCGGAGGTATCACCCGGAGCCGTCCCCGCTCTTCTCCCACAGACCCCGGCGCCCGGCCGGGGCAGGGAGAAGGGACGAGTTCCGATGTGGACGTCTGAGGACTTTCCCGGCGCCGACAAGGTGCCGTGGCAGCTGCTCATCCGGGCCAAGTTCGTGCGTGAGATCGACGCGTTCGTGGCCAGCACCATCGTCAACCAGCTTGCGCACGTCGCCTCCGCTGAGCTCACCGTCAAGGTCGCCGACGCGGCCGCCACGGCCATGCGGTCGGGGTCGCAGCCGCGTGAGGAGGTCAGCCGCACCGCCCGCGCCGAGACGCTCCTGGCCGTGGCCGAGTTCATCGAGATCTGCCCGCCGTGGCCCTGGCCGCGCCCGTGGCCCTGGCCTCCGCGGCCCCCGTGGCCGCCGCGGCCCTGGCCGTGGCCCGACCCGCCGCCGTGGTCCGAGCAGGACAGGCTGCTGCCCGAGCTCGGCACGCCATACGAGGGTCTGGTCCTGCAGGCGGCGCTGGAGCTGATCGACCGGGTCGGCAGCCCCCAGCTACAGGACCTGGGGGCCGTGCTGAAGGAGGTCGGTCACCACTAAGTGGTTGGGTGCACCCACCCCGCGGGGCCAGGAGGGCTTTGCCCACCCCGCGGGGTTGGGCGCGCCCGCCGTCGGACGGGGCAGCGGGCCTCGCTCGACCCGACAGCGGGCCTCGCTCGACCGGCGCGCCCGGCGACCCGCGGCTACTGTCGATCAAGACCGTTGGCCGACCCAAGGACGGAGCACCCATGGCCTGGCACGACGTCCTCATCGTCGGTGGCGGCAACGCCGGCATCTCCCTCGCCGCCCGGCTGCGGCGCCTCGGCGCCCACGACGTGGCGATCGTGACGCCGGACCGCCCGCACCGCTACCGGCCGATGCTCAACTACGTCGCCGCCGGCCAGGCCGCGATGAGCGAGCTCACCCGCACGGCCGCCTCCGTCGTGCCGAAGGGTGTCACCTGGCTGCCCACCACGGCGGTCGCGGTGCACCCGGAGCAGCGGGAGCTGGAGCTGGAGGACGGGCGGCGGGTCGGCTACGGCGACCTGGTGCTGGCGACCGGGCTCGAGGAGGACAGGGATGCCATACCGGGCCTGGCGGAAGCCATGGACGCCGGCTGGGCACGCACCGCCCACCTGGAGAGCCAGGCTGAGGGCATGTGGCCGACGATCAGGTCGATGACGCGTGGCCGGGTCGCCTTCACCGTGCCGCCCGAGCCCTCCCCGTGCGGCGGGACGGCGCTCAAGCCGCTCTTCCTCGCCGTCGACCACTGGCGTGAGCAGGGGGTGCTGGACGCCATCGACGTGCATCTGGTCACGCCCTTTGCCTCCGTGCTCGACCTGCCCTTCGTCGACCACCGGCTCGAGCCGCTGCTGGCCGAGGCCAGGGTCAACGTGCACCACAGCTCGACCGTCGGTGCGGTCGACCACGAGGCGCGCAGCCTGACCCTCGACGGCGCTGGGCGCGGACTGCGGCTGG is a window encoding:
- a CDS encoding ABC transporter permease — translated: MTKYIVRRLFQAVIALFMLSVLLFIWLRSLPGGPVSALLGERSTAADREALERALGLDQPIFVQYWRFLTRALSGDFGTSTFVAPGQDALQVFLARLPATIELSLFALLIAVTLAIPLGYVAARRRGRPLDTGAVMFSLVGVAVPVFFLAFVLRDVFAVNLGWLPASGRSTVGINSTDVTGLFVLDGLLTREWDAAWDALRHLILPALALASIPFAVIFRITRASVLDVLDEDYVRTARAKGLTSQVIRGRHILRNALIPVVTTVGLQIGALLAGAVLTERVFSIRGIGDALARGFEQRDYPVLQVLIMMAALIYIIVNLLVDIAYAVIDPRVRAK
- a CDS encoding ABC transporter permease, coding for MNRPTNPLSPKAKKERIDSLASSAGGPRADADTATDIAVRDVQVSDAGSVGEDEGVSLWRSAWHRLRRNVIFLIGAAIVVAFLVLSIIAPWIAPHDPSARLLIGEVSRQANPVPLPQPGFPLGADDRGRDVLSRLIVGSRQTLMVGVLATLGGLVGGVTLGTLAGAFGGWVDAAVMRVVDVLLSIPSLLMAFTIAAMFARPSQWTLITAIAIVQIPIFARLLRGSMLAQRRSDHVVAATALGVKKAPIVFRHMLPNSIGPVIVQATLVLATAIIDAAALSFLGLGNPDDRMPEWGQMLGQSQQYFNTFPHLAYYPALCIIVVALGFTLVGESLREALDPKSRR
- a CDS encoding ABC transporter ATP-binding protein translates to MKGKRPFKAVDGISFDVAPGQTVGLVGESGCGKSVTSLAIMRLLPQRGNQVTGSVRFADEDLLTLSDAQMRDRRGAEMAMIFQDPLSSLNPVVALGVQVAEVIERHKRAKRDRARKEAADMLEKVGIPDPTRRLKDYPHQLSGGMRQRALIAMALACEPRLLIADEPTTALDVTIQAQILALLRELVTESGTALIMITHDLGVVAGLCDEVNVLYGGRIVERAQRHELFANPRHPYTHGLLASIPRLDGGRERLSPVPGSVADNLPWDHACAFAPRCVNALDTCLSVTPALETERPGADPDAPEAHLLRCHNPMGGRP
- a CDS encoding ABC transporter ATP-binding protein, translating into MSTPAERPEPRAEDPAQPRPDRAEQHPGAQDDLLVDVRGLKVHFPIKRGVILDRTVGHVYAVDGMDLQIRRGETYGLVGESGCGKSTFGRALLRLEDLTEGEVYFDGVDLASLKGEKLRTQRRHMQMVFQDPLGSLDPRQTVEQLLLEGMQAHGMVKGGKAKDRLVELLKAVGLPRTALTKYPHEFSGGQRQRIGIARALSVDPQLIVADEPVSALDVSVQAQVINLLVDLQEEFGLTYLVIAHDLAVVRHISDRIGVMYLGGLVEEAEADDLYAAPLHPYTRALLSAVPVPDPEVEDSREQILLVGDLPSPANPPPGCRFHTRCPWRQETRCDDERPPLRVVQIDGVPAHHRVACHWAEEIASGEIQPHDVKVVLTDPTDKQSDSDDSLYANVTGHVADVD
- a CDS encoding NAD(P)/FAD-dependent oxidoreductase, with product MAWHDVLIVGGGNAGISLAARLRRLGAHDVAIVTPDRPHRYRPMLNYVAAGQAAMSELTRTAASVVPKGVTWLPTTAVAVHPEQRELELEDGRRVGYGDLVLATGLEEDRDAIPGLAEAMDAGWARTAHLESQAEGMWPTIRSMTRGRVAFTVPPEPSPCGGTALKPLFLAVDHWREQGVLDAIDVHLVTPFASVLDLPFVDHRLEPLLAEARVNVHHSSTVGAVDHEARSLTLDGAGRGLRLEDVDHAFVVPHYRGPSWLTPLAAPDGVGQVDVDPGTMAHRSAPRVWSLGDVARLQTRPSGGALRRQVEVLADNIRAQRLGEPLGRYDGYTIIPVTTDRRRLLLAEFDRSGAQQQSTRLVDVTVPRRALWVFDRYLEPVIYFRALLKGRLVP